The Naumovozyma dairenensis CBS 421 chromosome 3, complete genome genome has a window encoding:
- the MCM7 gene encoding DNA replication licensing factor MCM7 (similar to Saccharomyces cerevisiae CDC47 (YBR202W); ancestral locus Anc_8.531), with amino-acid sequence MSTALPSIQLSVNYNELSQDINDFLSHFKTDVFAETTEQQQDHDMDEDEHDEIGKGPKYMNILQRISNRELDSITVELDDILQYQNEKFLEGGSNGDLVNSIQENANHFIELFCRTIDDLMPLPTKEIDYKDDVLDVILNQRQLRNERMVSDRTTELRNENLMDMANGEPPSSMNETLREVAEDETELFPANLTRRYFFYFKPLSPQFAHRHRSNNKKLHSKPLSVREIKGDFLGQLLTVRGIITRVSDVKPAVLVIAYTCDQCGYEVFQEVTSRTFTPLTECTSKECSQNQTKGQLFMSTRASKFSAFQECKIQELSQQVPVGHIPRSLTIHVNGGLVRSMTPGDIVDVSGIFLPAPYTGFKALKAGLLTETYLEAQYVRQHKKKFASFDLSSGIENRVMDLISEGDVYNRLAKSIAPEIYGNLDVKKALLLLLVGGVDKRVGDGMKIRGDINVCLMGDPGVAKSQLLKSICKISPRGVYTTGKGSSGVGLTAAVMKDPVTDEMILEGGALVLADNGICCIDEFDKMDESDRTAIHEVMEQQTISISKAGINTTLNARASILAAANPLYGRYNPRLSPLENINLPAALLSRFDILFLLLDTPNRDNDEKLAHHVAFVHMHQKQPDLDFVPIEPSRMREYIAVAKSKRPVMNETVNEYMIQAYIRLRQDSKREMDSKFSFGQATPRTLLGIIRLSQALAKLRLADSVDVDDVEEALRLIRVSKESLYQDNSKNKEDENPTTKIFTIIKKLLQDGGREAKRGIPYETIVKVVRSRGFTMLQLSNCIQEYTYLNVWHLLQEGSVLKFVNDNGEIDEDDGSNDESDNALETTKSPSPTLTPRKMQSPLAGSIPNLSVESGKKTVHDTEQTIAATVPEEGPEDKDAEMEDV; translated from the coding sequence atgaGTACTGCATTGCCTTCGATCCAACTTTCTGTCaattataatgaattatctCAAGATATCAACGATTTCTTGTCTCATTTCAAAACAGATGTGTTCGCTGAAACAacagaacaacaacaagatcATGATATGGATGAGGATGAACATGACGAAATCGGTAAAGGTCcaaaatatatgaatattttacaaagaaTTTCTAATAGAGAATTGGATTCTATTACTGTCGAATTAGATGACATCTTACAAtatcaaaatgaaaaattcttaGAAGGTGGTAGTAATGGTGATTTAGTTAATTCTATCCAAGAAAACGCCAACCATTTCATTGAGTTATTTTGTCGTACTATTGATGACTTGATGCCCTTACCAACAAAGGAAATAGATTATAAGGATGATGTCCTTGATGTTATTTTAAATCAAAGACAATTaagaaatgaaagaatGGTCTCTGATAGAACCACAGAATTAAGAAATGAGAATTTAATGGATATGGCAAATGGTGAACCTCCCTCCTCTATGAATGAAACTTTGAGAGAAGTTGCTGAAGATGAAACTGAATTATTCCCTGCAAATTTGACGAGAcgttatttcttttatttcaaACCCTTATCTCCACAATTTGCTCACCGTCATCgttctaataataagaaattacaTAGTAAACCATTGTCTGTCAGAGAAATCAAAGGTGATTTTTTAGGTCAACTTTTAACAGTGAGAGGTATAATTACCAGAGTCTCAGACGTGAAACCAGCAGTACTTGTCATTGCATACACGTGTGACCAATGTGGGTATGAAGTTTTCCAAGAAGTCACATCACGTACATTTACACCCTTAACAGAATGTACCTCAAAGGAATGTTCACAAAATCAAACCAAGGGTCAGCTATTTATGAGTACAAGAGCTTCTAAATTTAGTGCCTTCCAAGAATGTAAGATTCAAGAATTATCACAACAAGTACCAGTGGGTCACATTCCAAGATCTTTAACTATTCATGTGAATGGTGGTCTTGTTAGATCAATGACTCCCGGTGATATTGTGGATGTCAGTGGTATATTTTTACCTGCACCCTATACTGGATTTAAAGCTTTGAAAGCTGGATTATTAACAGAAACGTATCTAGAAGCTCAATATGTTCGTCAAcataaaaagaaatttgCTTCATTCGATTTATCATCTGGTATCGAAAATCGTGTTATGGATTTGATTTCTGAAGGTGATGTTTACAATAGATTAGCAAAATCAATTGCCCCTGAAATTTATGGTAATTTAGATGTTAAGAAAgctctattattattgttagttGGTGGTGTCGATAAAAGAGTTGGTGATGGTATGAAAATTAGAGGTGATATTAATGTTTGTTTAATGGGAGATCCTGGTGTTGCCAAATctcaattattaaaatcaatttgTAAGATTTCACCAAGAGGTGTTTATACTACTGGTAAGGGTTCTTCTGGGGTTGGTTTAACAGCTGCTGTTATGAAGGATCCAGTTACTGATGAAATGATCTTAGAAGGTGGTGCCTTAGTGTTAGCCGATAACGGTATATGTTgtattgatgaatttgataaaatgGATGAAAGTGATAGAACAGCTATTCATGAAGTTATGGAACAACAAACTATATCTATTTCCAAAGCTGGTATTAACACTACATTAAATGCAAGAGCTTCTATTTTAGCTGCAGCAAATCCACTATATGGTAGATATAATCCAAGACTTTCAccattagaaaatattaatttgCCAGCTGCGTTACTTTCTAGATTTGATATACTCTTCTTATTACTAGATACACCAAATAGGGATAATGATGAGAAATTGGCACATCATGTTGCGTTTGTTCATATGCATCAAAAGCAACCCGATTTAGATTTTGTTCCAATAGAGCCTTCAAGGATGAGAGAATATATTGCTGTAGCCAAGAGTAAAAGACCTGTGATGAATGAGACagttaatgaatatatgatACAAGCCTATATTAGATTAAGACAAGACTCTAAAAGAGAAATGGAttctaaattttcattCGGTCAAGCTACGCCAAGAACTTTATTAGGTATCATTAGATTATCACAAGCATTAGCTAAATTACGTTTGGCTGATTCAGTAgatgttgatgatgttgaAGAAGCCTTAAGGCTAATCAGAGTGTCTAAGGAATCATTATACCAAGATAACAGTAAGAATAAAGAGGATGAGAATCCAACAACAAAGATATTTACAATTATCAAGAAACTGTTGCAAGATGGTGGGAGGGAAGCAAAAAGAGGCATTCCATATGAAACGATTGTTAAAGTTGTGAGATCAAGAGGTTTTACTATGCTTCAATTAAGCAATTGTATACAAGAATATACGTACCTAAATGTATGGCATTTATTACAAGAAGGTAGtgtattgaaatttgttAACGATAACGGAGAAatagatgaagatgatgggAGCAATGATGAATCAGACAATGCTCTAGAAACCACAAAGAGCCCAAGTCCTACACTCACCCCAAGAAAAATGCAATCACCTTTGGCTGGTTCTATTCCTAACTTATCTGTAGAAAGTGGCAAGAAAACTGTCCATGATACGGAACAAACGATCGCTGCTACGGTTCCCGAAGAAGGGCCAGAAGATAAAGATGCCGAAATGGAGGATGTATGA
- the COS111 gene encoding Cos111p (similar to Saccharomyces cerevisiae COS111 (YBR203W); ancestral locus Anc_8.526) yields the protein MSGNYKSAHKVNIVGDNYGSRYGTSIYKNLYGDTRNSSKSLFSMSAGSGRASPATITSNKAKKAARVIPVPTTTLKQVTGPSGSASSTSLTKISDKHDGASTDTMSINTETSRKSKIKRKYKSLLSSSSKKLMNKIYDHHPSSDTFSIFSNKTSHSQRSHSTTHNDFSSKPIATVNFNIADTPLATINELPVEIITHIISNINDNQISVVKCLYVSKKFYEAAKVVLYENPFFTSTYRVAQFVTSLRLNTENGHYVKNLDLSQLKSGIITQGNNQDKFSNSVHTATEERTNANTSNNNTASNASLDPNTTNTNNEITQDIAYASWRDWRHRNDPLYSAPLLNSYNLKRVNSRSSSIHSTSSNGNTSTVSSKNSRSRHRSNSSVSSFTSSIMSSLQNSTITQPNPTNNNSPLTSIQRMRSASNVNDNSIDPIRVQRTISNNSAKDPNSVSNNISWFRMRLGSRQKKELVRSRKNSVISSTINEMDDKKQTKSILETNNNTTSNNNNNKSKENITSPSPNLQLKVKIEEPFKTRHPYTNKFLLKYAPYRDLPLGYILHLLKSCPNLTGLNLSNLVLFTDFQLVTDPKKKTKRRQSSSLLLLPTVEEGILNHKERDLETVYMTDSSKNYEYYENLMNQKNERRSSMFTNSSNPSQWMRSHSTVNWNDNPLPIDGQTKLREEYKNNNLINNDIQLRKLNPCEIFEIITTRNVERNNQLKRIKMDGVVWCRQYMIKYFILNTFDNLEFALINDTKRTKISNQATSNPSFDFSFTKSGLNRNFAWACKGDLFDFVSLIVLDDLLGRDDLELEDLFRIKKERLVEKENLNRDPDVLEVSEIFEINYGKNSEDQETMNFRLTILKSDNQTTSRVRKITPTNVSLVVNLNSNEDFIPRTSSNNITEDTLPEAVRRVHNLTNELVSKIRDLRSSDLRRNIGENNYIRERVM from the coding sequence ATGTCTGGAAATTACAAATCTGCTCATAAAGTTAACATTGTAGGTGATAACTATGGGTCACGTTATGGGACTTCTATTTACAAAAACTTATATGGTGATACAAGAAATAGTTCCAAATCTTTATTCTCCATGAGTGCAGGCTCAGGTAGAGCCTCTCCTGCTACAATTACATCAAATAAAGCGAAGAAAGCTGCTAGAGTGATTCCAGTTCCTACAACAACATTAAAACAGGTCACTGGTCCATCCGGATCGGCCTCTAGTACTTCCTTGACTAAAATTAGTGATAAGCATGACGGTGCTTCGACCGATACAATGTCGATCAATACTGAGACATCAAGGAAATCGAAAATTAAGAGGAaatataaatcattattgaGTTCATCGTCAAAGAAGTTgatgaataaaatatatgacCATCATCCATCTTCAGAtactttttcaattttctcAAATAAAACCTCACATTCTCAAAGAAGTCATTCCACTACACACAATGATTTTAGCTCCAAACCTATCGCCACAGTAAACTTCAACATTGCAGATACTCCTTTGGCTACTATTAACGAATTACCAGTCGAAATCATAACCCATATTATATCTAATATAAACGACAACCAAATATCAGTCGTCAAATGTTTGTACGTCTCTAAAAAATTCTATGAAGCAGCCAAAGTTGTTCTGTATGAGAATCCCTTTTTCACATCCACTTATCGTGTTGCCCAATTTGTTACCTCTTTGAGATTGAACACAGAAAATGGACATTACGTTAAAAATCTAGATTTGTCTCAACTGAAAAGTGGTATCATCACACAAGGTAATAATCAAGataaattttccaattccGTTCATACCGCAACGGAAGAGAGAACGAATGCAAATAccagtaataataacactGCTTCGAATGCCTCTCTTGATCCAAACACTACTAATACTAACAATGAAATAACTCAGGACATTGCTTATGCAAGCTGGAGAGATTGGAGACATAGAAATGATCCATTATATAGTGCCCCATTACTTAATAGTtacaatttgaaaagagtCAATTCTcgttcatcatcaattcaCTCAACTTCTTCCAATGGTAATACATCAACTGTTTCTTCCAAAAATTCTAGATCGAGACATAGATCAAATAGTTCTGTTTCCTCATTTACTAGCAGTATCATGTCATCATTACAAAATAGTACCATCACCCAACCAAACCCAACTAATAACAACTCTCCACTTACTTCTATTCAAAGAATGCGTAGTGCAAGTAACGTTAACGATAATTCCATCGATCCTATACGTGTTCAGCGTActatttcaaataatagtGCTAAAGACCCAAACTCTGTTTCAAACAATATTTCTTGGTTTAGAATGAGATTAGGATCAAGACAGAAGAAAGAGTTGGTAAGATCAAGGAAAAACAGTGTTATATCAAGTACCATCAATGAAATGGATGATAAAAAACAAACGAAAAGTATCTTGGAaacgaataataatactactagtaataataacaataataagaGTAAGGAAAATATTACATCTCCCTCACCAAACCTCCAATTAAAAGTCAAAATTGAAGAACCCTTCAAAACACGTCATCCATATACaaacaaatttttattgaaatatgcCCCATATCGTGATTTACCATTAGgttatattcttcatttattaaaatcatGTCCAAATTTAACTGGATTGAATTTATCTAATCTGGTGTTATTCACAGATTTCCAATTAGTTACAGATccgaagaagaaaacaaagagAAGACAAAGTTCttcattactattattaccaaCTGTAGAAGAAGGTATCTTAAATCACAAGGAAAGAGATCTAGAGACCGTTTATATGACAGATTCTAGTAAGAACTATGAATATTATGAAAACTTAATGAATCAAAAGAATGAAAGAAGATCATCGATGTTTACCAATAGTAGTAATCCATCTCAATGGATGCGGTCTCATTCGACTGTAAATTGGAACGATAACCCATTACCAATTGATGGTCAAACTAAATTaagagaagaatataaaaataacaatttaattaataatgatattcaattaaGGAAATTAAATCCTTGtgaaatctttgaaattattaccacCAGGAATGTTGAAAGGAACAACCAATTGAAAAGGATTAAAATGGATGGCGTTGTTTGGTGTAGACAATATATgatcaaatattttatcttaAACACTTTTGATAACTTGGAATTTGCTCTAATCAATGATACCAAAAGAACCAAAATATCAAACCAAGCTACCTCAAATCCATCATTTGATTTTAGTTTCACAAAATCTGGGTTAAATAGAAACTTTGCATGGGCTTGCAAGGgtgatttatttgattttgttaGTTTGATTGTATTGGATGATTTATTAGGACGtgatgatttagaattagaagatttatttagaatcaaaaaggaaagattagtagaaaaagaaaacttGAATAGAGATCCTGATGTGTTGGAAGTTTCTGAGATATTCGAAATTAATTATGGTAAGAATTCAGAAGACCAAGAAACGATGAATTTCAGATTAACTATTTTGAAGAGTGACAACCAAACAACATCCAGAGTTAGAAAAATCACTCCAACAAATGTTTCCTTAGTGGTTAATCTAAATTCTAACGAGGACTTCATTCCTCGtacttcatcaaataatataactGAAGATACTCTTCCAGAAGCTGTAAGAAGAGTGCATAATCTGACTAACGAATTAGTTAGTAAGATTCGTGATTTAAGAAGCTCTGATTTAAGAAGGAACATCGgtgaaaataattatatcaGGGAAAGAGTAATgtag
- the BEM1 gene encoding phosphatidylinositol-3-phosphate-binding protein BEM1 (similar to Saccharomyces cerevisiae BEM1 (YBR200W); ancestral locus Anc_8.539), translating to MLKNFKLSKRDSHGSKGRLTSADISTPTQTQENSNVIKHMKTVPVRYLSSSDGIGKNQQQQQQQTTNSYHNRHSSNVSSPDKAIKAIYNYHSQTPKELSFVKGEFFYVINENDEWYEASNPSTGKQGMVPKSYFEEFDRTRPTSIGATTATTTNRQSQQTTQSNESSSTTKLGSLYAIVLYDFKAEKSDELTAFVGENLFICAHHNFEWFIAKPIGRLGGPGLVPVGFVSIVDIATGYATGNDVMEDIKSVNLPTVQEWKANIAKYKASNINLGTVEQKQQDSQYRNSNKNMSSSGRDTGTSRKGSVLTANSYDVITRVSVDSYGLEDEKYWFAVNCDLDNGKSRKLKRYYEDFYDLQVSLLDSFPAESGKLRDSNGQWTKRILPYIPGPVPYVTEMITKKRREDLNVYVTDLVKLPAYISHSPLVDNVFKLRNNGYDEEYVTSTVDHPGKDNGDTAILHVNPNDLNNNEDNTLTGEDLKLQEKLSGLALSSTVGKNSRPTSALPSTTKPTKIKFYYKDDIFALMLNKDITFAELHDRIAPRIDTEKFKLCVKLEEGDGEEIKSDLQVPEIIDAKLKISVHDL from the coding sequence ATGTTAAAGAACTTCAAACTTTCCAAACGAGATAGTCATGGATCTAAAGGTAGACTAACGTCGGCAGATATATCGACGCCCACTCAAACTCAAGAGAACTCCAATGTAATAAAACATATGAAAACAGTTCCAGTAAGGTACCTATCGTCGTCAGATGGGATAGGGAagaatcaacaacaacaacaacaacaaacaacaaattCATACCATAATCGACACAGTTCTAACGTCTCATCTCCTGATAAGGCCATCAAAgcaatatataattatcaTTCACAGACTCCTAAAGAACTATCTTTCGTAAAGGGGGAATTCTTCTACGTgataaatgaaaatgatgaatggTATGAAGCATCAAATCCATCCACTGGGAAACAAGGTATGGTACCAAAAAGttattttgaagaatttgataGAACAAGACCAACTTCTATAGGTGCTACTACTGCCACTACTACTAATAGACAAAGTCAACAAACCACACAGTCCAAcgaatcatcatcaacaacaaaattaGGATCATTATACGCTATTGTGTTGTATGATTTTAAAGCTGAAAAATCTGATGAATTGACTGCATTTGTTGGtgaaaatttattcatttgcgctcatcataattttgaatGGTTTATTGCCAAACCTATTGGTAGACTTGGTGGACCTGGGTTAGTTCCCGTTGGATTCGTTAGTATTGTTGATATAGCTACTGGTTATGCTACTGGTAATGACGTTATGGAAGATATTAAATCTGTTAATCTGCCCACTGTACAAGAATGGAAAGCTAATATTGCCAAATATAAAGCAAGTAATATCAATTTAGGAACAGTAgaacaaaaacaacaagattCTCAATACcgtaatagtaataaaaatatgtcAAGTAGTGGTAGAGACACGGGTACATCTCGTAAGGGTTCTGTATTGACGGCAAATAGTTATGATGTAATAACGAGAGTTTCTGTGGATTCATATGgattagaagatgaaaaatattggtTCGCTGTAAATTGTGATCTAGATAATGGtaaatcaagaaaattgaaaagatatTACGAAGACTTTTATGATTTACAAGTAAGTTTATTAGATTCTTTCCCCGCAGAAAGTGGTAAATTAAGAGATTCGAATGGTCAGTGGACAAAACGTATTTTACCTTATATCCCAGGACCTGTACCGTATGTCACTGAGATGATTACcaagaagagaagagaGGATTTAAATGTATATGTTACTGATTTAGTAAAACTTCCGGCATATATATCACATTCACCTTTAGTTGACAATGTATTCAAACTTAGAAATAATGGTtatgatgaagaatatgtAACCTCTACTGTGGACCACCCTGGTAAGGATAATGGTGATACCGCTATTCTTCATGTAAATCCCAATGATCTAaacaataatgaagataatacaTTAACTGgagaagatttgaaattgcaAGAAAAACTTTCAGGTTTAGCTTTATCTTCGACAGTAGGAAAGAATTCAAGACCAACAAGTGCATTACCTTCTACCACGAAGCCAACaaagataaaattttattataagGATGATATTTTCGCATTAATGttgaataaagatataaCATTTGCAGAACTTCATGATAGAATTGCACCAAGGATTGATACTgagaaattcaaattatgtGTTAAACTAGAAGAAGGAGATGGTGAAGAAATTAAGTCCGATCTTCAAGTACCTGAGATTATTGATGCAAAGCTGAAAATTTCAGTTCACGATTTGTGA
- the KTR3 gene encoding mannosyltransferase KTR3 (similar to Saccharomyces cerevisiae KTR3 (YBR205W); ancestral locus Anc_8.523) → MDEKLAGQGGLNESFEVIDGENERLKQEQAQLIESSSDSMVDESDDESKNGVPRTGHPSSNKNDMSVKVLLSSLIMLFTGLFIVYTNPGHGKGRPIVRLPSRESEDYIIPFTDKSQNVFHPEDDGILERAAMVTLSRNSDLYDLLSAIHDVESHFNNRYHYDWVFLNDKPFSEEFKRLTTALVSGNTKYGLIDEEQWSIPPWIDRNKFEKERRAMEENGVPYGDSEVYRHMCRYQSGFIWRHPLVDEYDYYWRVDTDIKIYCDIQYDIFKFMRVNNKKYGFILSLEEYQETIPTFWQTVTNFTKEYEHHVNENNLLDFVSDDGGKTFNGCHFWTNFEIASLKFYRSQAYRDYFDYLDHSGGFYYERWGDAPVHSIGAALLLDKSEVHFFDGLGFYHPDFHSCPVEEDIRVQNKCICNPAYDNTWWKEYFCTRKFFKAQDYEIPEQVKKSKSKP, encoded by the coding sequence ATGGACGAGAAACTTGCTGGCCAAGGAGGGCTCAATGAATCCTTTGAAGTCATAGACGGGGAAAATGAAAGACTGAAACAAGAGCAAGCacaattaattgaatcatcatcagataGTATGGTGGATGAGTCTGACGATGAAAGCAAGAATGGTGTCCCTAGAACTGGACACCCTTCATCTAATAAGAATGATATGTCTGTCAAAGTTCTTCTTTCATCTTTGATAATGTTATTTACAGGCCTCTTTATCGTCTACACGAATCCAGGCCATGGGAAAGGGAGACCCATTGTTCGCCTCCCAAGTAGGGAATCAGAAGATTATATAATACCATTTACTGATAAATCTCAAAATGTATTCCATCCTGAAGATGATGGGATTCTTGAAAGAGCAGCAATGGTTACATTATCTAGAAACTCGGATCTTTATGATCTATTAAGTGCCATCCATGATGTTGAGAGTCATTTCAATAACAGATATCATTACGATTGGGTGTTTTTGAATGACAAGCCATTCTCAGAAGAGTTTAAAAGATTAACGACTGCATTAGTTTCAGGGAATACTAAGTATGGTTTAATTGACGAGGAACAATGGTCAATACCTCCTTGGATTGACAGGaacaaatttgaaaaagaaaggaGAGCAATGGAAGAGAATGGAGTTCCATATGGTGATTCAGAAGTTTATAGACATATGTGTCGTTATCAATCTGGATTTATTTGGAGACATCCATTAGTAGATGAGTATGACTATTATTGGAGAGTTGATACAGATATTAAGATTTATTGTGACATCCaatatgatattttcaaatttatgagagtaaataataagaaatatggatttattttatcattagaagAGTATCAAGAAACGATCCCAACATTTTGGCAAACAGTTACTAATTTTACAAAGGAATACGAACACCATGTTAATGAGAATAATTTACTCGATTTCGTTTCTGACGATGGTGGTAAAACTTTTAATGGTTGTCATTTCTGGACTAATTTCGAAATTGCATCATTGAAGTTTTATAGATCGCAAGCTTACAGAGATTATTTCGATTATCTAGATCATAGCGGTGGGTTTTACTACGAGAGATGGGGAGACGCACCTGTCCATTCCATCGGTGCTGCATTACTTCTAGATAAATCTGAAGTCCATTTCTTTGACGGTTTAGGGTTTTACCACCCAGATTTCCACTCATGTCCTGTAGAGGAGGATATTAGAGTACAAAACAAGTGTATATGTAATCCTGCATATGATAATACATGGTGGAAAGAGTATTTCTGTACGAGAAAGTTCTTCAAGGCACAAGACTACGAAATCCCTGAACAAGtgaagaaatcaaagaGTAAGccataa
- the DER1 gene encoding derlin (similar to Saccharomyces cerevisiae DER1 (YBR201W); ancestral locus Anc_8.535) encodes MDVAILNILDDIPLVTKIWTLGSIGLSILTSTRMIDPTKVIYNYDLVFKKGQYERIFYSIFNYGEFNWVSMLNIFISANHLTMLENSFELKRRYCWTLFLILSLIVMMSGIIQPSSSLGILLHENLVYYEIKRNTNEMNFRLLGGINIAASLIPVYMNGMMYFVYNRSLFEISMNFLPAHFIFYFDDVIQKLYDIDIFQTPYDLWLKNRR; translated from the coding sequence ATGGACGTGGCAATATTAAACATTTTAGATGACATTCCCTTAGTGACTAAAATATGGACATTAGGAAGTATAGGactttcaatattaacCTCTACGAGGATGATAGACCCTACCAAAGTAATTTACAATTACGATTTAGTATTCAAGAAAGGACAGTATGAACGAATTTTCTAttctattttcaattaCGGTGAATTTAATTGGGTTTCCATgttgaatattttcataaGTGCTAACCATTTAACAATGTTAGaaaattcatttgaattGAAGAGAAGATATTGTTGGACATTATTCTTGATACTTTCTCTTATAGTGATGATGAGTGGTATAATACaaccttcatcatctttagGAATCTTATTACATGAAAATTTAGTTTattatgaaattaaaaggaatactaatgaaatgaatttTAGATTACTTGGTGGCATAAACATTGCTGCATCTTTGATCCCTGTATATATGAATGGGATGATGTACTTTGTTTATAATAGATCGTTATTTGAAATCAGTATGAATTTTTTACCTGCtcattttatattttattttgatgatGTTATACAGAAACtttatgatattgatattttccaaaCTCCATATGATTTATGGTTGAAGAATAGAAGGTAA
- the LDH1 gene encoding triacylglycerol lipase (similar to Saccharomyces cerevisiae YBR204C; ancestral locus Anc_8.524) produces the protein MNQGQEELIVKACSLEGEPLSKRTIETIASSYVDDSTLAKVIVSPESMLDFSTKFIHKYSSFEKVDGKSIRVCRNFGTSDSEGDGNHNEPLYLFIHGLGGVLEQFEPLLRLLDLNENKFLALDLPGFGKSDEYEDYNMFDVISIIHTIVDRLIPERTTSNIVLVGHSMGCYISLHLFYKSYTRFSFKKLVFLSPPKPQLDQLEKTNRKMQWLLRGILSLPWLFDFYRQWFDQSKGLSSSGIKRFFYHDNEEQDHILKYRKLWQFHNNVQIKSRSILGYLLGWEPINWEDIRELLLEKSENTEIVVLTGMEDPVTPLDKVRLYFSSFGDVVHKRLIEIPECSHNLCFDLPLKVCELFLVERCQ, from the coding sequence ATGAATCAAGGTCAAGAGGAATTAATCGTGAAAGCATGTTCTCTCGAGGGAGAACCTCTTTCAAAGAGAACCATTGAAACTATTGCCTCTTCTTATGTTGATGACTCGACATTGGCTAAGGTTATAGTATCACCTGAGAGTATGCTCGACTTTTCTACTAAGTTCATCCATAAGTACAGTTCCTTTGAAAAAGTTGATGGTAAATCCATCAGAGTTTGCAGAAACTTTGGGACTAGTGACAGTGAAGGCGACGGCAATCACAATGAGCCTCTATATCTGTTTATCCATGGTTTAGGTGGAGTATTAGAACAATTCGAACCGTTATTACGTCTCTTGGATCTAAATGAGAATAAATTCCTTGCTCTAGATCTTCCAGGGTTCGGTAAGAGTGATGAATATGAGGATTATAATATGTTCGATGTCATCAGTATAATTCACACGATTGTGGACCGTTTAATTCCTGAACGTACGACATCAAATATTGTTTTAGTTGGCCATTCTATGGGATGTTACATTTCCTTACATTTGTTTTATAAGTCCTACACTcgtttttctttcaaaaaattagtCTTCTTGTCACCACCAAAACCTCAATTAGatcaattagaaaagaCCAATCGTAAAATGCAATGGCTCTTAAGAGGAATATTAAGTTTACCATGGCtatttgatttttataGGCAATGGTTTGATCAAAGTAAAGGATTATCTAGTTCAGGAATAAAGCGATTTTTCTATCATGATAATGAGGAACAAGatcatattttgaaatatcgTAAATTGTGGCAATTCCATAATAATGTCCAGATTAAAAGTAGAAGTATTCTAGGTTATTTATTAGGTTGGGAACCTATAAATTGGGAAGATATTAGGGAGctattattagaaaaatcTGAAAATACTGAAATTGTAGTCCTTACTGGGATGGAAGATCCGGTGACTCCATTAGATAAGGTAcgattatatttttcttcctttggAGATGTCGTTCACAAGAGATTGATAGAAATACCTGAGTGTTCCCATAATCTTTGTTTCGACTTACCATTAAAAGTTTgtgaattatttttagtAGAACGTTGTCAATGA